Proteins encoded within one genomic window of Desulfonatronospira thiodismutans ASO3-1:
- a CDS encoding CAP domain-containing protein, translating into MGLNGRLRYNLPTGVTADTIWFQVKVDEEPVDTAVGNGWVRGDRLGDEYFTAERGGKELGVTPFFDGALQEGLSQEWTVQGESAAELKINFMNITPEEPEPGQEFSVDVNIEELADVETENLTVDLTIAGTEIEETIDVDSLQGTETTVTFEDLVIEDAGEYTIDVTADADNADIVSSQSTLNVSIEDFVVGIEITTQPDLEYIEGQELDLSDLEVTKSYQVAEDQVVSFSDFADYGLVVDLAQGTELTLGNDDQTIKVEHTPTEKTAETQPLSVSTQEVESHFPTDYEQYMITLINRARLDPEAEADLFGIDLNQDISPEDEISPDMKQPLAFNPDLTQAAREHSQWMLDNDTFDHTGEGGSSVEDRIKDTDYNTDPPWGWGENLALTGYTEGMDELIAQKHENLFLSSGHRENTMSESFMEVGVGSLLGDYANNTVYMSTVKFAHTSDTPFLTGTVFQDLDDSGAYKPGEGLGDVQIQVGGQGTTTWDSGGYAMQLEPGDYLLTFNHDKFEEKVEMDFTMPDENVLVDLVLEPDDLQNRTESSEPSIQEIQFMGVEKEDDTFGVSEFV; encoded by the coding sequence ATGGGGTTAAATGGACGCTTACGCTACAACCTTCCAACCGGAGTCACTGCGGATACTATCTGGTTCCAGGTCAAGGTGGACGAAGAGCCCGTTGACACCGCTGTGGGCAACGGCTGGGTCCGTGGAGACAGGCTGGGGGATGAGTATTTTACGGCGGAACGTGGCGGTAAAGAGTTGGGGGTTACTCCTTTTTTTGATGGTGCATTGCAGGAAGGTCTCAGCCAGGAGTGGACAGTGCAAGGTGAGTCTGCTGCCGAGTTAAAGATTAATTTTATGAACATTACCCCGGAAGAGCCGGAGCCAGGCCAGGAATTCTCAGTAGATGTGAATATAGAGGAACTGGCAGATGTTGAGACTGAAAACCTGACTGTGGACCTGACGATAGCTGGTACTGAGATAGAAGAGACCATAGATGTAGACTCTCTCCAAGGAACAGAGACCACGGTTACATTTGAAGACCTGGTGATAGAGGATGCCGGAGAATACACCATAGACGTGACAGCTGATGCGGACAATGCGGATATTGTTTCATCGCAGAGCACGCTAAATGTTTCCATTGAGGACTTTGTCGTTGGAATAGAAATAACCACCCAGCCGGACCTGGAGTACATAGAAGGCCAGGAACTGGATCTGAGTGATCTGGAGGTAACCAAGAGCTACCAGGTGGCAGAGGATCAGGTAGTTTCCTTCTCAGATTTTGCAGACTACGGCCTGGTGGTTGATTTGGCGCAGGGAACAGAGCTTACTCTTGGTAATGACGATCAGACCATAAAAGTGGAACATACTCCGACAGAGAAGACTGCAGAAACGCAACCCCTGTCGGTTTCAACGCAAGAAGTCGAAAGTCATTTTCCGACAGACTACGAACAGTACATGATAACTCTTATAAACCGGGCCAGACTGGATCCGGAAGCCGAGGCCGATCTGTTTGGTATAGATCTCAATCAGGACATTTCTCCTGAAGATGAAATATCTCCAGACATGAAGCAGCCCCTGGCCTTCAACCCGGATTTGACGCAGGCAGCCAGAGAACATTCACAGTGGATGCTGGATAACGATACTTTTGATCACACCGGTGAAGGAGGCAGCTCCGTGGAGGATCGCATAAAGGATACGGACTACAATACCGATCCGCCCTGGGGCTGGGGTGAAAATCTGGCTTTAACGGGCTACACAGAGGGTATGGATGAACTCATCGCTCAAAAGCATGAAAACCTGTTTCTTTCATCTGGTCATCGTGAAAACACCATGAGCGAGTCATTTATGGAAGTCGGCGTGGGCTCTCTGCTTGGAGACTATGCTAACAATACTGTATACATGTCAACTGTCAAATTTGCTCATACCAGTGATACGCCTTTTCTAACCGGTACTGTGTTTCAGGATCTTGATGATTCAGGGGCATACAAGCCGGGAGAAGGTCTGGGAGATGTCCAGATTCAGGTTGGAGGACAGGGTACTACTACCTGGGATTCCGGTGGTTATGCCATGCAGCTTGAACCTGGAGATTATCTGCTTACCTTTAACCATGATAAATTTGAAGAAAAAGTGGAAATGGATTTTACCATGCCCGATGAAAATGTCCTGGTGGATCTGGTACTGGAGCCTGATGATTTACAAAACCGGACTGAATCTTCTGAACCCTCCATCCAGGAAATACAGTTTATGGGAGTAGAAAAGGAAGATGACACCTTTGGAGTGAGTGAGTTTGTCTAA
- the tnpA gene encoding IS66 family insertion sequence element accessory protein TnpA produces the protein MQTKSQKYTPEERAGFWSAHINKWRQGSLTKAEYCRRAELSKHAFYYWCKKLGHTNSRKTQEENAIVPVPLKVVQEKTHTPLRLMVNSYQVDIPGDFQQEVLAKLVRTLEEIT, from the coding sequence ATGCAAACCAAGTCACAGAAGTACACGCCTGAGGAGCGGGCCGGATTCTGGTCCGCGCATATCAACAAGTGGAGGCAGGGCAGCCTGACCAAGGCCGAATACTGCCGCAGGGCAGAACTGTCCAAGCATGCCTTCTATTACTGGTGCAAAAAGCTTGGGCACACCAATTCCAGGAAAACCCAGGAGGAAAATGCCATCGTGCCGGTGCCCCTGAAGGTTGTCCAGGAGAAAACCCATACGCCTCTGCGCCTGATGGTCAATAGTTACCAAGTGGATATCCCGGGTGATTTCCAGCAGGAAGTACTGGCCAAGCTTGTCCGTACTCTGGAGGAGATCACGTGA
- the tnpB gene encoding IS66 family insertion sequence element accessory protein TnpB (TnpB, as the term is used for proteins encoded by IS66 family insertion elements, is considered an accessory protein, since TnpC, encoded by a neighboring gene, is a DDE family transposase.), translating to MIAVSQAKVYLVTGHTDMRKAIDGLSIMVQAQLEHDPFSGHLFVFCNRQRTIIKILYWDTNGFCLWQKRLEKQSFKWPASKQEVMELDARQLVWLLDGLDPVQVRGHKELKFSTLF from the coding sequence GTGATCGCGGTAAGTCAGGCCAAGGTGTATCTGGTCACCGGACATACCGACATGCGCAAGGCCATAGACGGGTTGTCCATCATGGTCCAGGCTCAGCTGGAGCATGACCCCTTTTCCGGTCATCTGTTTGTCTTCTGCAACAGGCAGCGAACCATCATCAAGATCCTGTACTGGGACACAAACGGTTTTTGCCTGTGGCAAAAGCGCCTGGAGAAGCAAAGCTTCAAGTGGCCTGCATCAAAGCAGGAAGTTATGGAGCTTGATGCGAGGCAGCTTGTTTGGCTTTTAGACGGTCTGGACCCTGTGCAGGTCAGGGGGCACAAAGAGTTAAAATTTTCCACATTATTTTAG
- the tnpC gene encoding IS66 family transposase, with product MDINNLPDDKDALKDIVADYHQQLIYLQEKLNFLQKAIYGSKSDKKPKCGSKETWPMMPGLVEMETEVETPQEKTITIPEHSRKKRGRKPIPKDLPRKDIIHDLSGEEKICPCGVELSPIGQEVSEKLDYIPARLIVNRYIRLKYACKNCEGAEDDQGAVKIAPMPEQLIPQGIVTPGLMAHIITAKFVDGLPFYRQCKQLLRLGIDISRSTMVSWAMHAARVCEPFLDLFKKEIMLGFQVGIDETPVQVLDEPGRSNTSKSYMWVFLGGHPENPTVLYDYHPTRSGLALDFLQDYQGYIQSDGYAVYNDLGDKPGIFHVGCLAHVRRKFMDVVKLSKKQKHKGGTAQEILNLIAKLYILEQSFETRKLKPDRIQEERQEKSIPILNQIKTLLDERSKTTPDKSKLGTAINYALNQWDRVVRYTLDGRLRPDNNLVENAIRPFALGRKNWLFAGHPNGAKAGAMYFSLVETAKKNGLEPYAYLRHLFENLPLAKTEQDLKALMPQYIDPEVLPSPTAC from the coding sequence ATGGACATCAACAACTTGCCAGATGATAAGGATGCGCTCAAAGATATCGTTGCTGACTACCACCAGCAACTTATCTACCTGCAGGAGAAACTGAACTTCCTGCAAAAAGCCATCTATGGGTCCAAATCCGATAAAAAACCCAAATGCGGCTCCAAAGAGACCTGGCCCATGATGCCTGGCCTTGTTGAGATGGAAACCGAGGTGGAAACGCCCCAGGAAAAAACCATCACCATACCTGAACATTCCCGTAAGAAACGTGGCCGCAAGCCCATCCCCAAGGATCTTCCCAGAAAGGATATAATCCATGACCTCTCTGGGGAGGAAAAGATATGCCCCTGCGGAGTCGAGCTAAGCCCGATAGGTCAGGAAGTAAGCGAAAAACTGGATTATATCCCTGCCAGGCTGATTGTTAATCGCTACATCCGTCTCAAATACGCCTGCAAAAACTGCGAGGGAGCCGAAGATGATCAGGGTGCAGTCAAAATAGCTCCCATGCCGGAACAGCTGATCCCCCAGGGCATAGTGACTCCAGGTCTTATGGCTCATATCATCACAGCCAAGTTTGTGGACGGCCTACCCTTTTATCGCCAGTGCAAGCAGCTTTTAAGGCTGGGCATTGATATCTCCCGTTCCACCATGGTCTCCTGGGCCATGCATGCGGCCAGGGTCTGCGAGCCTTTCCTGGATCTGTTCAAAAAGGAGATCATGCTCGGATTCCAGGTGGGCATAGACGAGACCCCGGTACAGGTACTTGATGAACCGGGCCGGTCCAACACTTCCAAGTCATATATGTGGGTTTTCCTTGGCGGCCATCCTGAAAATCCCACTGTCCTTTATGATTATCATCCCACGCGAAGCGGTCTGGCCCTGGATTTCCTCCAGGACTATCAAGGTTATATTCAAAGTGACGGCTATGCAGTCTACAACGACCTGGGCGACAAGCCGGGCATATTCCATGTAGGATGCCTGGCCCATGTCCGGCGCAAGTTTATGGATGTGGTCAAACTCTCCAAGAAACAAAAGCACAAGGGCGGAACCGCCCAGGAAATCCTGAACCTTATCGCCAAGCTATATATCCTGGAACAGTCCTTTGAAACCAGAAAGCTAAAGCCCGACCGGATACAGGAAGAACGTCAGGAAAAAAGTATACCCATACTAAACCAGATAAAAACTCTGCTGGACGAAAGAAGTAAAACCACCCCGGACAAAAGCAAACTGGGCACGGCCATAAATTATGCCCTGAACCAGTGGGACAGAGTGGTGCGCTATACACTGGATGGCCGGCTGCGGCCTGACAATAATCTGGTGGAAAACGCCATCAGACCCTTCGCCCTGGGACGCAAGAACTGGCTTTTTGCCGGACATCCCAATGGAGCCAAGGCAGGCGCTATGTACTTCTCCCTGGTGGAGACAGCCAAAAAGAACGGCCTGGAGCCTTACGCATACTTACGCCACCTGTTTGAAAACTTGCCCCTGGCCAAGACCGAGCAGGATCTGAAGGCCCTTATGCCTCAGTACATAGATCCGGAAGTCCTGCCTTCCCCCACTGCCTGCTGA